A portion of the Toxotes jaculatrix isolate fToxJac2 chromosome 16, fToxJac2.pri, whole genome shotgun sequence genome contains these proteins:
- the kcmf1 gene encoding E3 ubiquitin-protein ligase KCMF1: MSRHEGVSCDACLKGNFRGRRFKCLICYDYDLCASCYESGATTTRHTTEHPMQCILTRVDYDLYYGGDTFSVEQPQSFTCPYCGKMGFTETSLQEHVTSEHAETSTEVICPICAALPGGDPNHVTDDFTAHLTLEHRAPRDLDESSSVRHVRRMFHPGRGLGGPRARRTNMHFTSGSTGGLSSSSSQSSTYTPSNREAMDPIAELLSQLSGVRRAAGGQINSSGPSASQLQQLQMQLQLERQQAQAARQQVETGRHATRRSNNPGNTGTTIPPPSTATANTATVGESNPSSSSHSSQFLLARLNEPKMSEAERQFLEGERADRSLFVQELLLSTLMHEESSSSDEDERRDFADFGAMGCVDIMPLDVALENLQLRESSSTGKEPPPPPL, translated from the exons ATGTCCCGACATGAGG GTGTGAGCTGTGATGCGTGTTTAAAAGGAAACTTTAGAGGAAGACGGTTCAAGTGTTTAATTTGCTACGACTACGACCTGTGCGCATCGTGCTACGAGAGCGGAGCCACAACAACGAGACACACCACAGAGCACCCCATGCAGTGTATATTAACCAGGGTAGACTATG ACTTGTATTATGGAGGAGACACTTTTTCAGTAGAGCAACCCCAGTCATTCACATGTCCTTACTGCGGCAAGATGGGCTTCACAGAGACGTCCCTACAGGAGCATGTCACCTCAGAGCATGCTGAGACTTCCACAGAGGTG ATATGTCCAATATGTGCTGCCTTGCCAGGAGGGGACCCCAACCATGTCACAGATGACTTTACAGCTCACCTCACGCTCGAGCACAGAGCGCCACGAGATTTA GATGAGTCCAGCAGTGTTCGACATGTACGCAGGATGTTCCACCCTGGACGAGGACTGGGCGGTCCTAGAGCACGACGCACAAATATGCACTTTACTAGCGGCTCCACAGGAGGActttcatcctcctcatcacaGAGCTCCACTTACACCCCAAGTAACAGAGAAGCAATGGACCCTATTGCAG AGTTGTTGTCTCAGCTGTCAGGTGTGCGGCGTGCAGCAGGGGGGCAAATAAACTCGTCGGGGCCTTCCGCCTcccagctccagcagctccagatGCAACTGCAGTTGGAGCGGCAGCAGGCTCAGGCGGCACGGCAGCAAGTGGAGACGGGCCGCCACGCGACACGACGCAGCAACAACCCGGGCAACACTGGCACCACCATCCCTCCACCCAGCACAGCAACCGCCAACACTGCCACCGTGGGTGAAAGCAATCCCTCGTCCTCGTCCCACAGCTCCCAGTTCCTATTAGCACG GTTGAATGAGCCTAAGATGTCCGAAGCAGAGCGGCAGTTTCTAGAAGGAGAGCGCGCAGACCGCAGCCTGTTTGTACAGGAGCTGCTTTTGTCTACGCTGATGCACGAGGAGAGCTCCTCCTCTGACGAGGACGAGCGCCGAGACTTCGCCGACTTTGGAGCCATGGGCTGCGTGGATATCATGCCTTTAGATGTGGCGTTGGAGAACCTCCAGCTTAGAGAGAGCAGCTCCACGGGGAAGGAGCCTCCGCCGCCTCCTCTTTGA